The Carassius auratus strain Wakin chromosome 11, ASM336829v1, whole genome shotgun sequence DNA window GTTGAATCAAATATGTGGTTTCTTCTGTTCTGACATTTATGAGCGGTATTGATTATATACTCATAGTGTAATCATGTGAAatacatccattttttttttgcattacctAAGACGTGTAGTAATATatatgatgtaattttttttgttgtgatgtatattatgtttatttaatgttggTTTTAGCGTAATGATACACATTGAACATTGAGCTTGGAGAATCGCAATTTCGTTCTGCTGGATACTTAGTGTCTAGAAagacaataaaatatttgaacttGAACAGTGGATTATCTAGGCACCCTCATTCATCTGTCAAACATAGTGATGccatgtaattatttattgaacaatTCACATGCTCTTGAACCTAAGTGTGTACTTAACATTTAAtctaaacagaaatatatatgcAGTAGATAAATGCATCTGAAACATGAATGTACAATAGCAGAGGTTGAAAATAAAATGGTCATTCGTCGGGGATTCAGCAATGTTTCTAATGAATATGATTATTTGAATATGTGGGGAAGACAAAGTCCAAAGCCCTTTACAGAAACCAATTTTAAACACGGACAAATCAGCAGATTTTTGGacagtttatagtttattttcaACAGCTATTGGAGATTTGAATGGAACTGATCAAGAATCTTCCTTCAGCCAGGCAACGCAGGACATctctaaatgtaaataacaacaactatgcaaattacattttagaaattgCTAGAAGGAATGTGGTCTATAAAATGTCCCACCAAAAATGTTGGCCAGCAATAGTCTTATGctcaaatatatgaaaataaaaaaacattgacttCTAAAGCTTCTTtttggaattaaataaaacataaatgtcaTGCTCATATTAATCTGCCACTAATAATTACCTTGAAtcgtcaataataataataaaaataattgtaacatCTCTCAGCAAATATGTGTATTGAAGTAATTATGATTTGATTAGTTTATATAGTGTGCATCATGTAATTTGacgttgttgtttttatatatatatatatatatatatatatatatatatatatatatatatatatatatatatatatatatattatatatatttaacagtaaGTAAGGTCCCTTACAAAGATCCTTACTGTATCATCATTATCCAAACCAGCAGGTGACATAAGAAAAATGCTACTGAATAACTCATCTTTGGGTGTTATTTTAGTGAGATCAGATCAAACAATGTAATAGCCTGAGGAACGGTGAGAGGATAATCTACAGTAAtattttcagtttctaatccaACAGTTTCTGTCCCTTATATTTTTTCTCATGCAGCTAGAAATAGAAGAACTGATAGAACTGTTCTTGCTACTGGGAAATCCATCTTCTCATTAAGGGGATAATCCACTGTGAGCTCTAATGCTGCAGATATGCATTCGCGAACTGCATTTCTGACCAACGCAAAGCATCTAGGGTGAGATCAGTAGTTCAAATGAGGAGTTCGtgagagtaataaaccattcctCTGACATGTGTAGAGGAGCTAATGCTTATTtgatttaaaacttaattttcccAAACCCTAAGGCAGCATAAACAATTTCTCTAGAAGCTACTCTCTTTCATATATCTTTGACTAGAAATACAATGCACCAAGTATAATCTGATGTATTCAAATCAATAACTGCAGCAGTGGTTGATTAGATCACAACAGATCAGTTATCAATCTGAATGAATTAGTGTGATGAATTCATTCATCATATCAACATAAGTGAAGTCCATCTTCAGGCAGATAAATTGCTTGTTACTTGCTGTTTATGCACGGTCCAGTCATCTGTTTATGTTCGTTTCAAAGGTCATTATAGGCTGTTATAACCAGCTGCTCTCTGACTTCCTCAAGAGGTGAGGTGAGATGTGTGCTCCTAACTCAATTTCAGAGTGCATCTACGGTGGGTCTGTTGGTGGGTAAGCCGGAGGCTTGGCTTTGCTTTTGGCTTCCTGTCTGCTGCTGACACTGATGCTGATGTGAGCTTGGCTCCCTTTTCTCGTGCAATTCATTATGACCCTCTAATGACTGCTTTGAAAGCCCATGATAAATTTATTTGCCCGAGCCACTGAGGGATCTCATATTTTACCCAGTGCACAAACATcttttcaaggactgagtcaaaaTGATCATTAGCACAGCAAATGTGAATGCAATGAAAATGGCCTAGTATTATGGTAATCAAGACGATTTTCTGCTCACTATAGTTGAATCATCAGAAACTTTTATTAAAGTTTAGAGCCTATATGTTTCATCAGACTTAAAAGGACTGTCTTTTATTAACTCTCGCATGTTTTATTCCCTACGAACAGCTCTTAACTTATTGCTTGTACTGAAGTAAGGTCATgttcatatgtaaaaaaaaaaataaataaaaacagagctAGCAGCTCAGCTAAATGACCCATAATGGAACTCTGGGACTGCATGGTGTTTGCCCATTAGATGTAATGTTTGTTCAGAGTTACCTATTTTccattttatcaaaaaaaatgaaataataataataagtctatATGACTTggaatgtatatataatttcaacTTGTAAATCTCCCTTTCCTCTTGTGGAATAATCTAGCATGTAGATAGATAAAGGGAGATAAGATAATTTTATTCACGTCTGATTAATGAGGGTGGGTGGGTTTGTGGGTTTgttcgttttttattattattaaaatatgtatttgaacAGACTGGAACACAACTTCAGTGGAAATGCTGTAAACATtgtattgaaaaaataaacaaatgaagatGGCTGAATGTTTGTGctctatttttgtatattttatttcagctattgtatttgtaataaatttaCAGTACCTCTAATATGTTGTTAATATTCAGCTTTCAGCCGTATAAAGACAAGCATCCGCAGAAAGTAAAAATTCTTCTTTTTACTATTTGCTATGTCGatgaatgttaaataaaatgtccAATGAAAATTCCTCAGTTCCCATCTCCACCATCAACTATTTCACAGAACAACACTAAGCTTTATTTGTCAGACAGTGAGCTGAATCTCTGTATTTGTTTTCCATTGTTTAACCCTTCTCCTGAGAATGATGCTCTtcaattttctctctctcagtctcacaaaatgtttttataactatGTCTGAGACAAGAGATTATATATTCTTTTCCTATACTTTTTAGAACCagctgattttcttttctttaatacTGAACTACCTTTACAAAACAGTACTGTTACTATCATACAGTGATGGTATTATTATGTTCCTATGATATATTATGACACTGAATGATTACCATGCACATGTGTCTTAGTAGTATTGTGgtgaaaacaaaccaaaaacatggTGTAACAGTGCTCATCAGTTTATCAAAATTGAatgccaaaaaatgaaaattctgtcatcattacacACATTCATGTCGTCCAAAGCTTCTTTCTTGTGtggaatgaaaaataatatattttgaaaaatatttaacttttcctgTCCATTGTGAAAGTCAGTAGAGTCTAAAActattttggaccccactgacttccactgtatgggCAAAAATCacttcaaaattcttcaaaattctCATTCTTTTAAGTTCCATAGAGGGGAGAATGTAATACAACTTTAGAAATATATGaagttgaataaatgatgacagaattttttttttttctggagtgcactatccctttaacctcTGTGAACTCTACCACAAACTAATCACAGATCATCATAAACAGGTTATTTCTATCACCCCATTTCTATAACCCCAAAGAACAGCTTCACAGTAAGAAAGTTCCCATATAAATAGCATGTCCATAACCAGCTGGTATATCACACCCAAGGTGTTTGCAGACATGAGGTGTAAGCAGGTGTTTGGCATGCACAAGATGATGACCACAAACCACATTACTATACAGAATGCAAAATGTGAGCTCTGTCGAGGATAAGGGCATCACTGCATACTTGAAGAGCTCGCACATTGTTTCCGTGCTGTCCTCATTTATCTGTCATTACTCTGGAAATCCCTTGTAGTCATTGTGGGGGTGGGAGAGAGAGCTAAATTTAGATCAGAGGAAGAGGTCCCTTGTTTAATCTGGAGTAATATAAATAGCAAAGAATCCTGTCATAAAGTAATGTTTATGCAACAGTGAGACAAGGTTCAACAAGCTACAATAGTTGATGTCAGATTCAAAGACTCACCATTGGGAAGCTTGTGACTGTTTTCCAATAGCCAGGTGAACAGGTTGGCAAAGTTGCAGTTGCACACCCAAGGGTTGCCCTCTAACCTTACCACCCTGAGAGAGGGCAGCTGGCTGAGGGCACCCACATGTAACCCGGACAGAGCATTGCATTCTAGTTCTAGTTCACGTAAGGAGGTAAGACCCATGAAAGCATCTTCGTTGACCATGCTCAAATGCGGGTTGTTGCCCAAGCGCAACTTAATTAAGCTCCTCGTCTCCCCAAAAGTCCCTTTGGGGATCTCTGTCAGGTTATTGCAACCGAGGTCCAGGAAAACCAGCCTGGAGGAAGTGCTTAGGGTGCCTGGCTCGATGTGCGAGAGTGAGTTGTTACGGAGGTCCAGGTAGACCAGGTCGCTGTAGAGCACAAGGAAATCTGAAGGAATCCGTGGGATCCAGTTGTTTGCCAACAGCAGCCTCCGCACATCCAAGGGGATCTCGTCTGGAAGATGGATAAGTCCGCGCCCGCTACAGTCCACAGTGTGAGGGTCTGGGCAAAGGCAGGTTGCTGGACAGTTTTCCCCTTGAGTGAACAAATCGAAGAAAAGCAAGGCAAGGACAGGCTGGAGCCAGTAGACACATGGCAACATTGTCAAGAAAGAGGGGGAAAAGAGAGGGAATAGGGTCAGGGATAGAGGGATGAGGGTCAGAGGGCAGGAGATTAGGAAAGGGGAGGGAAAGGGAAAACAAAGAATCAATGCCAGTGCAGGAGCATCCTGCCGTCCTGGGCAAGAAATCTTAAGGCTTGCACATGGAGCAGCTCGAGCAAGATGTGGATGCTGTTTTCCAAGAGATCATGTAGCATACAGCCCTGGAGTGACGAGCAGACTGCTGGCTTTGAAGGCACGAGGGGAGGAGAGATAGCAAGCTGTGGGAGGGAGCGCGAAAGCATGAGAGACTGAGGAAAAGGGGTGGAGAAAGCAGCAGACAGAGGTAAACAGAGACCAGAGAGCAGAATTTGTGGAAAATCAGAGGCATGAACACATTGGCAGCGTGGAAGTGGAAGGGGGGCTTTTCCAGCCGCTCTTTTGCAAGTAACCAACACTTGATCGAAGCCTGGAAATCTGACACAAAAGGATTCAGCAAAGAGAGGCTTTGTCATGGTGAGCAAAGAGTGAAATTGTTGCATTCCTCCATTTGTCCCTCAGCTGAGCGCAGGAATGATTGCTCGATCGGCAGCTGTGAGCATGACCCTTGGCACTTCGGAGCCGTTGTAACTGAGCTGTCATGGTCCTAATGAGGAGAATTCCCACAGAAAATTAGGTGCGAGGCAGCAGTGTCCTATTCCCTGATGTCTTTTTCCTCTTCTTGTCTCCCTTTCGTCTGGCTCCCGTGCGTCGTGCGATGCCTAGGCACGACTGTGTCTGATGAGAGGTTGTACAGCACGGTTTTGCAGCTCTGTTGCTATGGTGAGGAAATCCAAATATCCACAAAGAAGTTGTCTGCATGCATATGAGAGACCAGCGTGGGGAACGGGGGAAGTCTATCAGCATGCTGGCTCATGGACTCCACTGCTTTGTTCTGTATTGTCTTTGCTGTTTAATATGGATGGACGAGGCGACCATACACTCAACACATGATGTCATTTCATTGTGAGATAAACAGTCACACAATTGCAACAGATTTAACATGCGTTtatgtttttgtgcttttttagcAGCCTTTATTAGCCTCTTCCACATTATGAACATTTATTCTGTATGTCAAGAAATCAGAAAAGCACTTGAACCCACAAAAGAGATTCTAGTAATTCTCTCGGCTTGACCTTCATACGACATAAATTGATTTCCAGAGTTTTTTAGAAGTGAGTCCCAGccctgttttattgtattttactaaGCAGAGGTCAGTGCCACAGTTAATTAGCAAAGTTTCTGGAAGCAAAGGGCACGTCTTCATTCATTTAGCTGTCACCAGGCAGTTCACTCAATCATTGCCGCTTAGTAAAAGACAGCAGGGACGAGCTAGACAACGTCAGACTCTCACACAGCTCCTTCAGTGTCTCCAGACAGGTAAATGGAATTGGTCACGACACAAAGAAAaccagaaaataaaattaattgtaagGTGAAACATGACATGATGGTGTCACAAAGCTTTCAGTCTGCAATCTAAGAAATTAGGTATTTTACAATGAATGGGGACAAGATCCTTTTTCATAGTAAATTTGTGAGACGTTGACTGTTCTATACAAATTCCATTTTCATGGTTTCACTTTGGGTAAAAGCTTTtggaaaattaataaacattaatgtatATACTATTAGCATtcagcagcttttttttttttaacctataaCCTATGCCATCCTGGAAATACAGATCTAAAGATCAATGCATTACAAGGAAAGCAAAGATGTATCTAGAACATCGCTCATGTCTTTATAATAGTGCACACTCCCAAAGGTAAAGTTCTCTATTGAAGTTTCATAGTTAAATTTGCATGTGTAAAATTAAGTCTCCTCCCGGTCCATCCCCACAGACCTCAGACCCGGACCAAGAATGGAAGCCTTTGAAGGATCCCTCAAATTATCTCAAGAATGAGGCCATATTACCATAAAACTGCACAATTAATGAGATGCGCATGGAAAATATGTAGGGAGAATGCGTGTCTGCAGGGGATTGCAATTATGACTTTCCATTCCCCGGGAATAAATACTATACTCAATATGGGACAAACAAAGTCTTATTCAAGATAggccatataaaaaaaaaaatgcattaagctGTAAGGATGTTATATTAAGACCATGTCAGAGTAAACACTAAggaatattttttcattattgattTCTGCTGCAATTTGTATTTTTGCCACGTGAGGTAAACTAGTCCAGTTTAATTAAGTAAAGTTTTATAGTTATGTAATTTGTGTCACAATTAACTACAAGAACAGAGACTTTCCAAACACAATAATGGACTTCCTTTTTGTTGTATTTAACAATATAATCACTATTAATGGAAACTATGTATATTGTAATGATGTAcagtaatttgtttaaatatgtctCTTCAGATATTACCAGAGCTAAATGCACTAAGCAAACAACTTTATTAAACAGTATTAAAACACATatcaaaaccaacatgacaatgcAAAAGCAAGGTGGCAAAAAGCTAGATTGgcaaaacttcaaaataaatgcaaatattatttGGCTGAAAATGAAGTAATAAGATGCTAATCTTGATAAAACATTAAGTCCAAATGGGGCATTGCGGATGCAGCAATATAttataactatgaaataactgaTAAGAGAAGACTGTAGAGAGTACAAAGAAAAcccatgtatatattttttatttaatcttttaggGTCAagactgcaaaataaatgtttatttttaattgacacTGTTTgcaaaagaaatatttatttttgattgacACTGTTTgctctatataaaaaaaacagcagacagcTGTGTATGTAGCCACTAAGCATGATAAAACCAGCCCTGACCACACCCATGGATTGcgcttgattattattattttttttcctcttttttttttcttttgtgaaaaatTAAACTAAAGAAAGGTCATCTTCTTTTGGTACTTAATGAAATCTTACCTGCAGAATACAATCTGTGGTATATTTTGGCTCTGGAACTGAGGTGCTATGCTTTGTGGGTGCATTTAGTGCCAGACACTGCTAATGCACCtgaaaaaactgattaaaaagttTATAGGAAAGTAAAAAGTATACTATATTAAAATCACCAGTTAACCATCATCAGATATTAACTAGGACATTGCATTTATTCTACAATAATATTTATCATATGTTTAGGAAGATGGTTTTACTGCAGGTGTTATGATGTACATTTAATTGATATTATAACTTGATGTCCCAGCTTTTACTATGAACAATAAGAACATTACTAATACCAAAATAATACACAATGTTAcatgaatttaaaaaacattagctGTCATCTCAAGCATTTGTTACCTCTGAAGTTagtcaatttaaacattcaaaatgatCTAATATTCTAAAATAAGTAATCTGACTTAAGTTAAAAAGCAGAAGTAAGAAGCCAAACTTACATAACccgataaaataaatgaataaaaataaaaatattatttattacaagaATGATCAAGCCACaattcttttttctgtttttctaaaGAAAACAATGAATAAACATGGAAAATAAAGTCCTAAGCACACCCTCTGAAGTGTTTATGCATTGCTAAAGGGCAAGACAACCAGCAATGCCCAGCATGAGACGATGAATGAGCTGGTTTGGGTCAGTATGGGAGAGCCAGCTACTGGGAGGAAACAAGCTGAAAGTTCCCCAGATGCAGTTAAAGCCCTGCACATCAATAAGTAATGAATGTCAAGTGCAGCATGTTGTTCTGCTTGGTAGGGTGCTGGGGGCCTGTGGAGGCACATGTCCAGTGCAGGGCAGGCTGGAGGGTGGGGGGTAACATAGAAACAACAGGTGTTGGCTTATGTTGCCCTTTTATTCCATTGCAGGAGTTATCTCACAATTGTTAACGATAAGCATCTGGACAAAGCTAGCTGGTCCTGGAACAGAGCAAAAGGGCAAGGTTTTCCCAGAGGAGGGAAACAGAGGCTTTGGAAATACCTGAAATGTCACCTCCCTTTGAGCCGATCTCAGAATGTGGAGGACATTCAAAACGTTCAGGCAGCTATCGAGACTAAAGCTGTGGACAGAACCAAAGGATGCCAAGTTTGCATCAAATCGGGTTATCAGTGATGAATGTGTTATCGCAGAGAAGAGCAGGTGATGGAAGCGAAAACATCTGATCCTGAGCTACGATAATGATGATTCACATGCCTCCTTGATGCTTATGTTACATAACTCTGCAGTTACACActataaacaaaatatacatcAACTGGAAAAATTGACAGCttctaaatataattttgacatttttgtttaaatgccacaCAAGATGCATGTCATGTACTGAGATTAAAGCATAGGGCTTCATAAATACAATCCTGTCCAATCTCTGGCAGTAAATTAGCATTCTCCTTGTACTCACTGTGAATACATAACATAAAGATGACATACCAGTGTCACATCGTGTAGTATAACTATAAGATTTACTGGGTTTGCTGGGGCCTTGTTCTTAAAAGCTCTCAGAAGGGTTCTGTCTCAAGGTCAGCTGTGCATTGTTTAAATGAGCACAGACAGAAGCAGatgcaaagagaaaaaaataataattcctgaTAAAATGCTTCAGAACAGATGTTCGTGCAGTGAGTTTTACTAGAATTGTCAGTGAGCCGCCTTCTTAAAGGGATAATGCACCCATAAATGACAACTGTGTCATCATCCctcagcctcatgttgttccaaatcatTATGCTCTGATTTATTCCATAGAGCAAAAAAGGAGAGATGTACTGTTCGTTTGTTTCCATGCAGTTTGTTTTGAGGcatttttcttaatataaaatatttactgtcactgttgttaaatttaattagcacaacacaacggaaacaagctgcaacacaatgaaattagcacaacaTAATGGagatgttgttgtgttttggagATTTTGATAGGTCAAACCActgtataaatgcattattttcttgtttgaaaatgttattcACTGATTACCTTAAAATGCTATGAACTGTTAACACATATGTGATCAGATTAGTAACTaagtttcttattcttattagaCGTGATGCAATAAAATTCCGGCGAGAAGAAATTAGCTGTGGCACGGCTACACGATacaataaaatcaatcaaaaatacaTACCATCAAAAGAGCATGTGTAGGGGCTGTTTCCATAAGTGCACTTAACTCGCAACAAGACAGATATGTAAATAATcgaattcataaatattaaaccattttaaataagGGTGAAAAGATGGACCCCGAGCTGGTTGAAAATCGATTAAAATTCAATTCATTTGAGATGTTATACGAATCACGGTAAAATTGGGGGTGgggtttattaaattaaattaaaaaatgtaaattaaataaaaatttatgcatttagcagacgcttttatccaaagcgacttacagtgcaatcaggctatcaatttttacatatcatgtgttcccggga harbors:
- the LOC113111096 gene encoding leucine-rich repeat-containing protein 38-like; its protein translation is MLPCVYWLQPVLALLFFDLFTQGENCPATCLCPDPHTVDCSGRGLIHLPDEIPLDVRRLLLANNWIPRIPSDFLVLYSDLVYLDLRNNSLSHIEPGTLSTSSRLVFLDLGCNNLTEIPKGTFGETRSLIKLRLGNNPHLSMVNEDAFMGLTSLRELELECNALSGLHVGALSQLPSLRVVRLEGNPWVCNCNFANLFTWLLENSHKLPNGIEGMECSLPTDGRRVPLSQLSQDSFRECQITLTLTDFLIIIFSGISVSVAAIMASFFLASTVHCFQRWSKGTKGDEEESEE